A DNA window from Carnobacterium funditum DSM 5970 contains the following coding sequences:
- a CDS encoding winged helix-turn-helix transcriptional regulator, with product MTIKEVDQRTESESKQKEICPKFEHTFSILGKKWMGLIIDVLLEGPQRFKNIAAAIPNVSDRVLVERLKELEQEGLVLRTVDPNATMRVAYSLTKKGKDLKNVMNAVQSWADEWVCIVEP from the coding sequence ATGACAATAAAAGAAGTAGATCAAAGAACCGAAAGTGAGTCTAAACAAAAAGAAATTTGCCCTAAGTTTGAGCACACTTTTTCTATTTTAGGGAAAAAATGGATGGGTCTAATCATTGATGTATTGTTAGAAGGTCCTCAACGTTTTAAAAACATTGCCGCTGCTATACCTAACGTTAGTGACCGAGTGTTAGTAGAACGCTTAAAAGAATTAGAACAAGAAGGATTAGTCTTGCGAACAGTTGATCCAAATGCAACAATGCGTGTTGCTTATAGTTTGACTAAAAAAGGAAAAGATTTAAAAAATGTCATGAATGCTGTTCAAAGTTGGGCAGATGAATGGGTCTGTATTGTTGAACCGTAA
- a CDS encoding HD domain-containing protein, with the protein MSEPRWKQDLEYVSLIEDLLDREEVKQLNQYTQHHFTTRLEHSISVSYLSYRIAKRYGLDAKSTARAGLLHDLFYYDWRTTKFDEGTHAYVHPRIACENAKKITELSALECDIIIKHMWLATVALPKYKESYIVTFVDKYCAVKEVAVPLSGKVHNRIKNVWARLKPAQA; encoded by the coding sequence ATGTCTGAACCAAGATGGAAACAAGATTTAGAATACGTGTCCTTAATTGAAGACTTACTTGATCGTGAAGAAGTAAAACAATTAAATCAATACACACAACATCACTTTACAACACGTCTGGAACATTCAATCAGTGTTTCTTATCTTAGTTATCGTATTGCAAAACGATATGGCTTGGACGCTAAATCAACTGCACGTGCTGGTTTGCTTCATGATTTGTTTTACTATGATTGGAGAACAACGAAATTTGATGAAGGAACCCATGCTTATGTTCATCCACGTATAGCTTGTGAGAATGCTAAAAAGATTACTGAATTAAGTGCGTTAGAGTGTGACATCATTATTAAACATATGTGGTTAGCAACAGTCGCTTTACCAAAGTATAAAGAAAGCTATATCGTAACTTTTGTAGATAAGTATTGTGCTGTAAAAGAAGTAGCTGTTCCTTTATCTGGAAAAGTGCATAATCGAATAAAGAATGTGTGGGCAAGATTAAAACCTGCTCAAGCCTAG
- a CDS encoding TrmH family RNA methyltransferase yields the protein METIVSVKNERVKMWKKLQTKKGREKVGTYLIEGFHLIDEAIKNKALILEVMLSEDAKEMVATSLPENKMVLVSQEVSKQLSETQTTQGIFAVVKKNSVPEEPVLEKPYLFLDNVQDPGNLGTMIRTADAAGFGGVVLGKGTVDLYNNKVIRSMQGSHFHLPIYQDDLSDWFELFQNAGFPVYGTELNELAVSYRDITPQSKFAVVMGNEGNGMSKELLEKTTKNLYIPIMGQAESLNVAVAAGILMFALTK from the coding sequence ATGGAGACAATCGTATCAGTCAAAAATGAACGAGTAAAAATGTGGAAAAAGTTGCAAACAAAAAAAGGGCGAGAAAAAGTGGGTACCTATCTGATTGAAGGCTTTCATCTGATAGATGAGGCGATTAAAAATAAAGCACTCATCTTGGAAGTAATGCTTAGTGAAGATGCTAAAGAAATGGTAGCAACCTCTTTACCTGAAAATAAAATGGTTTTAGTTTCGCAAGAAGTTTCTAAACAGTTAAGTGAAACACAAACAACACAAGGGATATTTGCTGTTGTTAAAAAAAATAGTGTCCCCGAAGAACCAGTACTTGAGAAACCGTATTTATTTTTAGATAATGTTCAAGATCCAGGGAATCTTGGAACAATGATTCGAACAGCTGATGCAGCGGGTTTTGGCGGTGTTGTTCTAGGTAAAGGAACCGTTGATTTATATAACAATAAGGTTATTCGTTCTATGCAAGGAAGTCATTTTCATTTGCCTATTTATCAAGATGATTTGTCTGATTGGTTTGAGTTATTTCAGAATGCTGGATTTCCCGTATATGGAACCGAGTTGAATGAATTAGCTGTTTCTTATAGAGACATTACACCACAATCAAAATTTGCTGTGGTAATGGGGAATGAAGGAAACGGGATGAGCAAAGAATTACTAGAAAAAACAACTAAGAATCTATACATTCCAATCATGGGGCAAGCAGAATCATTGAACGTAGCTGTAGCTGCGGGTATTCTAATGTTTGCCTTAACAAAATAA